One Rubripirellula reticaptiva genomic region harbors:
- a CDS encoding sodium/proline symporter, translated as MKLIGIAIYLVILLVIGMVASRRMKDLRDYYAGDKRFGFWAASFSSRATGESAWLLIGLTGMGAAVGAQALWVVLGEVVGVAAAWIFLCGRFKRMTDRYDSITIPDYLESRLADKTQRIRLVAALTLVVFVTIYVSAQIDAIGTAFESFLGWNYYVGAVVGFSIVLCYIVSGGFVAVVWSDVFQACLMVLGLVALPVFGLMAVGGMDTAVERIHAQDPRLMSLWGPSGPGWSSFFTILGFLAIGLGFLGSPQIFVRFLSMRSEKEIRPGAIVAVIWTLLATLGAVLVGMVGRALLMTPDQSLEDGLGQGGQHVLPMLVDQSVPDWGIGLYIAIVLAAIMSTVDSLLVLASSAFVRDYYQKVRHPEMSDTELLGRSRWVTFGLAGDSLLIAFSVAALVPGRTVFWFAIFGWSGISATFCPTMILSLYWTKLTARGALAAMLAGFVSVPCFKFIAPQLPLVGDSFASLSELPPAFAVSMIVAIVVSLMDHRGQALLDHSHKPWDKEINHA; from the coding sequence ATGAAATTGATCGGCATCGCGATCTATCTTGTCATTCTGTTAGTGATCGGAATGGTTGCATCGCGACGAATGAAGGATTTGCGAGATTACTATGCCGGAGACAAGCGGTTTGGTTTTTGGGCGGCATCGTTTTCGTCACGCGCGACGGGCGAGTCGGCGTGGCTGTTGATCGGTTTGACCGGAATGGGCGCCGCCGTTGGGGCTCAGGCGTTGTGGGTGGTTCTGGGCGAAGTCGTGGGGGTCGCGGCGGCATGGATATTTTTGTGCGGTCGCTTCAAACGCATGACCGATCGTTACGACTCGATCACGATTCCTGACTACTTGGAGTCGCGATTGGCGGACAAGACCCAGCGGATTCGATTGGTCGCTGCCTTGACGCTAGTCGTGTTCGTCACGATCTACGTCAGCGCACAAATCGACGCGATCGGCACTGCATTCGAAAGCTTTCTAGGGTGGAACTACTACGTCGGCGCAGTCGTTGGGTTTTCGATTGTGCTTTGCTATATCGTCAGCGGCGGGTTTGTTGCGGTAGTTTGGTCCGATGTTTTTCAGGCTTGCCTGATGGTGCTAGGTCTGGTGGCCTTGCCAGTTTTCGGGTTGATGGCAGTCGGCGGCATGGATACGGCGGTCGAACGGATCCATGCGCAGGATCCAAGGTTGATGTCGCTATGGGGTCCGTCCGGGCCGGGATGGAGTTCGTTCTTTACGATCCTGGGTTTCCTCGCCATCGGTTTGGGCTTTCTGGGCTCGCCGCAAATCTTTGTGCGTTTCTTGTCGATGCGATCAGAAAAGGAAATTCGTCCCGGAGCGATCGTGGCCGTGATTTGGACGCTGCTGGCGACTCTTGGTGCGGTGCTGGTCGGCATGGTGGGGCGTGCGTTGTTGATGACGCCGGACCAGTCGCTTGAAGACGGGCTCGGACAAGGTGGCCAGCATGTGCTTCCGATGCTAGTCGATCAATCGGTACCGGATTGGGGCATCGGTTTGTACATTGCGATCGTGTTGGCCGCGATCATGTCGACGGTTGATTCGTTGTTGGTTTTGGCGTCGAGTGCGTTTGTGCGTGACTATTACCAAAAGGTAAGGCACCCCGAGATGTCCGACACTGAATTGCTCGGTCGCAGTCGATGGGTGACATTCGGACTTGCGGGCGACTCGCTATTGATCGCATTTTCGGTGGCGGCACTCGTGCCAGGCCGAACGGTTTTTTGGTTCGCAATCTTTGGTTGGTCAGGAATTTCGGCAACGTTTTGTCCGACAATGATTCTGTCGCTCTACTGGACCAAGTTGACCGCACGCGGTGCGTTGGCGGCGATGCTAGCTGGATTCGTAAGTGTGCCTTGTTTCAAATTCATTGCGCCGCAGTTGCCACTGGTCGGCGACAGTTTTGCTTCGTTGTCCGAGTTGCCACCCGCGTTCGCGGTTTCGATGATCGTTGCTATTGTTGTCAGCCTAATGGACCATCGCGGCCAAGCCTTGCTGGATCATTCACACAAACCCTGGGATAAGGAAATCAACCATGCTTGA
- a CDS encoding PhoH family protein has translation MTEATLSITDPSEILILFGPRDQHLRKLRRLFDVSITQRNGQVLVAGEEAGVQKATRTLEKLRHLTRKQGELSAGDVNKAAMEEGAIIEGTVPAGPIGEEIQIQHAGRRIKPRTRGQAQYVDAIRAHDLTFATGPAGCGKTYLAVAMAVEALRAGAIRKIVLVRPAVEAGESLGFLPGDLRAKLNPYLRPLMDALGEMVDYNQARNLMEEDVIEVIPLAYMRGRTLNDAFIILDEAQNTTVAQMKMFLTRMGEHSKMVVSGDATQLDLPRGVTSGLRDAVRRLSKIEAIGVVALQASDIVRHKLVQQIVEAYDDDDAKSEASRTGNTNDRS, from the coding sequence ATGACCGAAGCCACGCTTTCGATCACCGATCCCAGCGAAATCCTGATTCTGTTCGGGCCTCGCGACCAGCACCTTCGTAAATTGCGGCGTTTGTTTGACGTCAGCATCACTCAGCGGAACGGCCAAGTGCTGGTTGCTGGCGAAGAAGCCGGCGTCCAGAAAGCCACCCGGACCCTGGAAAAGCTGCGTCATTTGACTCGAAAACAGGGCGAATTGTCCGCCGGCGACGTCAATAAAGCCGCCATGGAAGAAGGCGCGATCATCGAGGGTACGGTTCCGGCCGGACCGATCGGTGAAGAGATTCAGATCCAACATGCTGGCCGCCGCATCAAGCCACGCACCCGCGGCCAGGCCCAGTATGTAGACGCGATTCGGGCACATGATTTGACATTTGCGACCGGTCCTGCCGGTTGCGGAAAAACGTACTTGGCGGTTGCCATGGCGGTCGAAGCCCTCCGAGCCGGCGCGATCCGCAAAATTGTGCTGGTCCGCCCAGCCGTCGAGGCGGGCGAGAGTTTGGGGTTCCTGCCAGGAGATTTACGCGCCAAACTGAATCCTTATCTGCGACCATTGATGGACGCGTTGGGCGAGATGGTGGATTACAACCAAGCCCGCAACTTGATGGAAGAAGACGTCATCGAAGTCATCCCGCTGGCCTACATGCGTGGACGCACCTTGAACGACGCCTTCATCATCTTGGACGAAGCGCAGAACACGACGGTCGCTCAGATGAAGATGTTCTTAACTCGAATGGGTGAACACAGCAAAATGGTAGTCAGCGGCGACGCGACTCAGTTGGACTTGCCGCGAGGCGTGACCAGCGGACTGCGCGATGCGGTTCGTCGGTTATCAAAGATTGAAGCGATCGGTGTCGTGGCATTGCAGGCCAGCGATATCGTGCGTCACAAGTTGGTCCAACAGATCGTCGAAGCCTACGATGATGACGATGCCAAGAGCGAAGCCTCACGAACAGGAAACACCAACGACCGGTCGTAA
- a CDS encoding citrate synthase: protein MTMKVDLSTEDAGTARVVYDGQEFDLPVIVGSEGERAIDISKLRGSTNLITLDEGFVNTGSTRSAITFLDGEKGILRYRGYPIETLAAKSDFIETAYLLIYGELPNEKQASDFRSGIREHTMIHEDMRSFYNGFPRDAHPMAILSSVVGALSTFYQDSMDLNDEKQVEISIYRLLAKLPTIAAYSYKKSMGQPFIYPNNELSYCENFLHMMFATPARDYMVDPDFAEALNLLLIVHADHEQNCSTSTVRMVGSSNANLFASISAGIGALWGPLHGGANEACVNMLDTIAKDGSNVEKYVAMAKDKENGFRLMGFGHRVYKNFDPRATIIRASCEKLLAKLDLDDPLFEVAQKLEEVALRDEYFIERKLYPNVDFYSGVIYRALGIPVAMFTVLFAIGRLPGWLAHWREMHANPGTRINRPRQIYTGSTEREFTAIENR from the coding sequence ATGACCATGAAAGTCGACCTATCAACCGAAGACGCCGGTACCGCCCGAGTTGTCTACGATGGGCAGGAATTTGATCTGCCAGTGATCGTAGGAAGCGAAGGCGAGAGAGCGATCGACATCAGCAAGTTGCGTGGTTCGACCAACCTGATCACGCTCGATGAAGGTTTCGTCAACACAGGATCCACCCGCAGCGCAATCACATTTCTGGACGGCGAGAAAGGAATTCTGCGTTACCGCGGCTACCCGATCGAAACGCTGGCGGCAAAGTCGGACTTCATCGAAACAGCCTACCTGCTGATCTACGGCGAACTGCCAAACGAAAAACAAGCGTCGGATTTCCGATCTGGCATTCGTGAACACACGATGATTCACGAAGACATGCGGTCGTTCTACAACGGCTTCCCACGCGATGCTCACCCGATGGCGATCCTGTCGTCTGTGGTCGGTGCTCTATCGACGTTCTACCAAGACTCGATGGATCTGAACGACGAAAAGCAAGTCGAAATTTCGATCTATCGCTTGCTCGCCAAACTTCCAACCATCGCAGCCTACAGTTACAAAAAGTCGATGGGCCAACCGTTCATCTACCCAAATAACGAACTGAGTTACTGCGAAAACTTTCTGCATATGATGTTCGCCACTCCGGCACGCGACTACATGGTCGACCCGGATTTCGCCGAAGCGCTCAACTTGCTGCTGATCGTTCACGCTGACCACGAACAGAACTGCAGCACGTCGACCGTTCGGATGGTCGGCAGCAGTAACGCAAACCTATTCGCATCGATCAGCGCTGGCATCGGCGCACTGTGGGGACCGCTGCACGGCGGTGCCAACGAAGCCTGCGTCAACATGCTCGACACGATCGCCAAAGATGGCAGTAATGTCGAAAAGTATGTCGCCATGGCCAAGGACAAAGAGAACGGGTTCCGCTTGATGGGATTCGGCCACCGTGTCTACAAAAACTTTGATCCGCGTGCAACGATCATTCGCGCAAGCTGCGAGAAGCTGCTGGCGAAATTGGACTTGGACGACCCGTTGTTCGAAGTCGCTCAGAAACTAGAAGAAGTCGCGCTGCGAGATGAGTACTTCATCGAGCGAAAATTGTATCCAAACGTCGACTTCTATTCGGGCGTGATTTACCGAGCTCTGGGAATCCCAGTAGCGATGTTCACGGTTCTGTTTGCGATCGGACGATTGCCCGGATGGCTAGCACACTGGCGTGAAATGCACGCGAACCCAGGCACACGTATCAACCGCCCTCGCCAGATCTACACTGGATCGACCGAACGCGAGTTCACCGCGATCGAGAATCGATAA
- a CDS encoding hemolysin family protein: MNDVIAWWACSIVGFALSSIGGLGCELLDRFAGRSLEAYCRLKKNRDRFGAVLDHQDAAIEGSAYLGMIGTVVFLICGTGAVFAGPDDLAIRNLVTWGVCASGLMTLIHVWIPNSVTRFASTPVLYHSWPFWRTLSIVMRPLAAPGQLIDLVARRLMGTEENEDEEEEQLEDEIRTIITAGTREGYFGPGVREMIQGVMTLHDDTVGHIMTPRGDVDAIDVAWGWDKVLEDIVEAGRTRFPVYSGTLDNTVGILYVKDLLPFLVDGSTPEKQLTEIMRRPWTVPDNRSVESILREFLHSRSHMAIVLDEFGQTAGVVTIEDALEEIVGEIVDESDEDEEFGIHIIDEETVEVDGRVMIDDLNETAGWELPESDDYETVAGFVLFHFGAIPEEGHRFTIDNVEIEILTATNRKIESMRIRLVGSENQKVG; this comes from the coding sequence GTGAATGATGTCATCGCGTGGTGGGCGTGCTCGATCGTTGGCTTCGCACTTAGCAGCATCGGCGGCCTTGGCTGCGAATTGTTGGACCGCTTTGCTGGCCGTTCGCTCGAAGCGTATTGCCGACTGAAAAAGAACCGCGATCGCTTTGGCGCCGTTCTTGACCATCAAGACGCGGCCATCGAAGGCAGCGCATACTTGGGCATGATCGGCACGGTCGTGTTCTTGATCTGCGGCACCGGTGCGGTTTTCGCCGGCCCCGACGACCTAGCGATCCGGAATTTGGTGACGTGGGGTGTTTGTGCCAGCGGACTGATGACGTTGATTCATGTTTGGATCCCGAACTCCGTAACCCGGTTCGCTTCGACGCCAGTCTTGTACCATTCGTGGCCATTTTGGCGCACCTTGTCGATCGTGATGCGTCCGTTAGCGGCACCTGGTCAACTGATTGATTTAGTTGCGCGTCGTTTGATGGGCACTGAAGAAAACGAAGACGAAGAAGAAGAGCAACTCGAAGACGAAATTCGAACGATCATCACCGCCGGCACCCGCGAAGGCTACTTTGGTCCCGGTGTCCGCGAAATGATCCAAGGCGTGATGACACTTCACGACGACACGGTCGGCCACATCATGACGCCGCGAGGTGATGTTGATGCGATCGATGTGGCTTGGGGTTGGGACAAGGTCTTGGAGGATATCGTCGAAGCCGGCCGAACTCGTTTCCCGGTCTATTCCGGCACACTCGATAACACCGTCGGGATTCTGTACGTCAAAGACTTGCTGCCGTTTTTGGTGGACGGCTCTACGCCTGAAAAACAGTTGACCGAAATCATGCGGCGTCCGTGGACCGTCCCGGACAACCGCAGTGTCGAGTCGATTTTGCGAGAATTTCTGCACAGCCGGTCTCACATGGCGATCGTGCTGGATGAGTTCGGCCAAACCGCTGGCGTGGTCACGATCGAAGACGCGCTTGAAGAAATCGTTGGCGAGATCGTTGACGAATCTGACGAGGACGAAGAATTCGGGATCCACATCATCGATGAAGAGACGGTGGAAGTGGACGGTCGAGTGATGATCGACGATCTGAACGAAACCGCAGGCTGGGAACTGCCCGAGAGCGACGATTACGAGACAGTTGCGGGATTCGTGCTGTTCCATTTTGGCGCAATTCCCGAGGAAGGCCACCGCTTTACGATCGACAACGTCGAAATCGAAATTTTGACCGCGACCAATCGGAAGATCGAATCCATGAGAATCCGCCTGGTGGGCAGCGAAAACCAAAAGGTCGGATAG
- a CDS encoding NAD-dependent succinate-semialdehyde dehydrogenase yields the protein MLDSPLLKNAAGYIDGKWAHADSGKTQTVINPATDEMVAVVPVMGRDETIRAIEAAERTLATPTTIEQRRTWLDQIADLIIKNREELGRIVTHEHGKPWKEAMGEADYAASFFRFYASCIDHLKPRELPDRPRGHRWMVHYRPAGVAALVTPWNFPLAMLAKKFSAALAADCGCVVKPSSKTPLSMIALFSLMESLDLPAGKANLVLGPAGPISDALCEHPAVRIISFTGSTPVGKKLMAATAPHLKRLALELGGNAPFIVFADADIDKAIEHLMANKFRGAGQTCVCANRVYVQREIADSFAEKLAARAAALKVGDGMVEGTDMGPLIDKNAVAKVQRHVDDALAKGAILIAGERSTMVNHGTGNFFPPTVLRGVTSAMECVQDETFGPLAPIIEFADEEEVITAANSTEYGLAAYVFTSDDGCAQRVIARLSFGHVGCNTGSGPTAEAPFGGMKQSGFGREGGVEGLHDFIEAQAVPSPS from the coding sequence ATGCTTGATTCACCACTGCTAAAGAATGCTGCGGGATACATCGACGGTAAATGGGCACACGCCGATTCGGGAAAGACTCAAACGGTTATCAACCCTGCGACTGACGAAATGGTGGCGGTCGTGCCAGTGATGGGCCGCGACGAGACGATTCGCGCGATCGAAGCAGCCGAGCGGACACTGGCGACGCCAACGACGATCGAACAGCGACGCACATGGCTGGATCAAATTGCCGATCTGATCATCAAGAATCGCGAAGAGCTTGGCCGCATCGTCACGCACGAGCATGGCAAGCCGTGGAAGGAAGCGATGGGCGAAGCCGACTATGCCGCTAGCTTCTTTCGTTTTTATGCGAGCTGTATCGATCATTTGAAACCACGAGAACTGCCCGACCGTCCTCGCGGTCACCGCTGGATGGTGCACTATCGTCCGGCCGGCGTTGCGGCGCTGGTGACACCGTGGAATTTTCCGCTAGCGATGTTGGCTAAGAAGTTTTCTGCGGCGCTGGCCGCTGATTGTGGCTGTGTGGTGAAGCCGTCGTCCAAAACGCCGCTGTCGATGATCGCGTTGTTCTCGTTAATGGAGTCGTTGGATCTGCCTGCGGGCAAGGCGAACTTAGTGCTTGGGCCAGCCGGGCCGATCAGCGATGCGTTGTGCGAACACCCAGCCGTTCGCATCATCAGCTTTACCGGATCAACGCCAGTGGGCAAGAAATTGATGGCGGCGACGGCACCGCATTTGAAGCGTTTGGCGTTGGAACTGGGCGGCAATGCACCGTTCATTGTGTTTGCCGATGCAGATATCGACAAAGCGATTGAGCACTTGATGGCAAACAAATTTCGCGGTGCCGGTCAGACATGCGTGTGCGCCAATCGTGTTTATGTGCAGCGCGAGATCGCGGACAGCTTTGCCGAAAAGCTTGCCGCACGAGCCGCGGCTTTGAAGGTTGGCGATGGAATGGTTGAAGGCACCGACATGGGGCCGCTGATTGATAAAAACGCGGTGGCCAAAGTTCAGCGTCACGTCGATGACGCGCTCGCGAAAGGCGCTATACTCATCGCCGGTGAACGATCGACCATGGTCAACCATGGCACCGGAAATTTCTTTCCGCCAACGGTGTTGCGAGGTGTGACGTCGGCGATGGAATGTGTGCAAGACGAAACATTCGGTCCGCTAGCTCCGATCATCGAATTTGCTGACGAAGAGGAAGTCATCACCGCAGCCAATTCGACCGAGTACGGATTGGCGGCGTATGTTTTCACCAGTGACGACGGATGTGCCCAGCGCGTCATCGCACGGCTCAGTTTCGGCCACGTCGGCTGCAACACAGGGTCGGGCCCAACCGCGGAAGCTCCGTTCGGGGGCATGAAGCAATCGGGATTCGGCCGCGAAGGTGGCGTCGAAGGCCTGCACGACTTCATCGAAGCTCAAGCAGTGCCGAGCCCCTCGTGA
- the ybeY gene encoding rRNA maturation RNase YbeY, producing the protein MSNTPDNNRLDAGDDLDADPFEMPPSLDGQTSNIEVASKIEVEVNVDPQISVAINQPLMIRAIATAAAARGFTAGQIGVRVTDDPAIREINAKHLGHDYATDVISFGYEADSPYVEGELVVSIDTAISRAAELGWPAESELILYVVHGTLHICGMDDHDDDDRQAMRTFETEVMTRLGIPDIQRFGADTENQIESDIEITAEHSSPEVQS; encoded by the coding sequence GTGTCAAATACCCCGGACAACAATCGGCTTGATGCCGGCGACGATCTTGATGCCGATCCTTTCGAGATGCCGCCGTCCTTAGACGGCCAAACCAGCAACATCGAAGTCGCAAGCAAGATCGAAGTCGAAGTCAACGTCGATCCTCAAATCTCTGTCGCGATCAATCAACCTCTGATGATACGCGCTATCGCCACCGCCGCCGCGGCACGCGGATTCACCGCTGGACAGATCGGCGTGCGCGTGACGGATGATCCAGCGATTCGTGAAATCAACGCTAAACACTTAGGACACGATTACGCCACCGACGTGATCAGTTTTGGTTACGAAGCCGACTCGCCCTATGTCGAAGGCGAACTCGTCGTCAGCATCGATACAGCGATCAGTCGCGCGGCGGAACTGGGATGGCCAGCCGAGAGTGAATTGATTCTGTATGTCGTTCACGGCACGCTGCACATCTGTGGAATGGACGATCACGACGACGATGACCGCCAAGCAATGCGGACGTTCGAAACCGAAGTGATGACTCGCTTGGGCATCCCTGATATCCAGCGATTCGGCGCGGACACTGAAAACCAGATTGAAAGTGATATTGAAATCACGGCTGAACACTCAAGCCCCGAGGTTCAATCGTGA
- a CDS encoding glutaminase codes for MDWECVLQGIEASVEPMRGQGKVADYIPALAAVDPRKFGLAVVLGDGTQSCLGDADELFSIQSISKVFTLSMALRVVGDTLWERVGREPSGSPFNSIVQLEHERGIPRNPLINAGAIVVTDHLVERLGSSKTIAELLDRIRRLADDDSIKVDQAVAESESLAGERNRALASFMKSYGNIKCPVEETLAAYFCHCSIAMTCRQLARAALFLAFDGCDPISGQQMVSSQACRRINAVMMSCGHYDNSGDFTYRIGLPGKSGVGGGILVIAPRHGAVAVWSPGLNQAGTSAVGSLALEALVKATGWSVFV; via the coding sequence ATGGATTGGGAATGTGTACTGCAAGGGATTGAAGCGTCGGTCGAACCGATGCGAGGTCAGGGCAAAGTCGCGGACTACATTCCTGCACTAGCGGCAGTGGATCCTCGGAAGTTTGGCCTCGCGGTGGTGCTGGGTGACGGCACGCAATCTTGCCTCGGCGACGCGGATGAGTTGTTTTCGATCCAAAGCATTTCGAAAGTTTTCACGCTTTCGATGGCACTTCGTGTGGTGGGCGACACGTTGTGGGAACGGGTGGGACGTGAACCTTCGGGGTCGCCATTTAACTCGATCGTCCAGTTGGAACACGAACGCGGGATTCCTCGCAATCCATTGATCAACGCGGGTGCGATTGTCGTGACAGACCATTTAGTCGAGCGGCTTGGATCGTCAAAGACCATCGCTGAATTGCTGGACCGAATCCGAAGACTTGCTGATGACGACTCGATCAAAGTCGATCAGGCTGTCGCGGAATCCGAGTCATTGGCGGGCGAACGAAATCGAGCCCTCGCATCGTTTATGAAGTCGTACGGAAACATAAAGTGCCCCGTCGAGGAAACGTTGGCGGCGTACTTCTGTCACTGTTCGATCGCGATGACGTGCCGCCAACTTGCTCGAGCCGCACTGTTCCTGGCGTTCGACGGATGCGACCCAATCAGCGGTCAGCAAATGGTAAGCAGCCAAGCATGTCGACGTATCAATGCGGTCATGATGTCGTGTGGGCACTATGACAACAGCGGCGACTTCACTTATCGGATTGGGCTGCCGGGCAAGAGCGGTGTCGGAGGAGGCATCCTGGTGATCGCGCCGCGGCATGGCGCGGTCGCGGTTTGGTCGCCGGGCCTGAACCAAGCCGGGACTTCAGCGGTGGGAAGCTTGGCGCTCGAAGCGTTGGTCAAAGCAACCGGTTGGTCGGTCTTTGTTTAG
- a CDS encoding HD family phosphohydrolase, whose translation MSGASKNRTRQERVESLGIQKPRWIQWWQNSDKADVSSRVGIALIAALALLLVCETWRPPFAYRLNAIPARDLISRVTFEVPNIDETKTLQDRKRREQLAFYRNRPQPIDQLNAALRDQLFLVLSAPSFDRLTEDERNAFAQFYEDDETDPNDTPANRFSMLKTVLASDPELKTLDDAIKVAMRDNYRFGLIMALQHVPDQGSQERIKVYPVGRPDEVEFVEIADARIAQAGVALAKRLREQFRTKFPADDSQKVAGMISDWIVSKLPKYETLEYDDTLSEQARQAAAESVVPVMTTFRHGESKLAEAGKTLRESDIRLLKREWGELVSKMQWTDKAIRMVAYAGMISALYLLCATYIFFVDDKRLLLDRFRLTRMLAVMVVTIGLGYWVSGDRWRGELVPLVMASILTAVVYGRELALLLMTAACVSVTLFLGSNLAELVTFAAACTSCILLLGRIRTRTHLLYIGATSAVITVLTVIGVGIVTGQTLSIGAPVAGIDSLYRGPQFDMVVWGLVKEAFWSGFCILVSASAMTPLLPLVEKGFGVQTDLSLLELGDASHPLLRRLAQRAPGTYNHSINVASIAEAAADSIGANGLLVRVGAYFHDIGKMFKPEYFIENQSAGINQHDSLQPAMSTLVIIAHVKDGADLARSHHLPEPIIDFILQHHGTTLVEYFYREAARRSEEDPNGETVNDKDFRYPGPKPQTLEAAVMMLADTIESASRTLVDPTPSRIQNLVDAIANKKMSDGQFDECGLTFMQLDRIRRSLVKSLTAIYHARVKYPGQQSA comes from the coding sequence ATGAGCGGTGCAAGTAAAAATCGAACTCGCCAAGAACGCGTCGAGTCACTCGGAATCCAAAAACCTCGTTGGATTCAGTGGTGGCAAAACAGCGACAAGGCTGACGTATCGTCTCGCGTCGGCATCGCGCTAATCGCAGCCTTGGCGCTGCTGTTGGTTTGCGAGACCTGGCGACCGCCGTTCGCTTACCGGCTCAACGCAATCCCAGCGCGCGATCTGATCAGCCGCGTCACGTTCGAAGTTCCCAACATTGACGAAACCAAGACGCTGCAAGATCGCAAGCGCCGCGAACAACTGGCTTTCTATCGCAACCGGCCTCAGCCGATCGACCAACTCAACGCGGCTTTACGCGATCAACTGTTTTTGGTTCTAAGCGCACCGTCGTTCGACAGACTGACAGAAGACGAACGAAACGCGTTCGCGCAATTTTACGAAGACGATGAAACCGACCCCAACGATACGCCGGCCAATCGCTTTTCGATGCTAAAGACGGTATTGGCGTCGGACCCGGAACTCAAAACGCTCGATGACGCAATCAAAGTTGCGATGCGAGACAATTATCGGTTCGGGCTGATCATGGCACTGCAACACGTGCCCGACCAAGGTAGCCAAGAACGGATCAAGGTCTACCCAGTCGGCCGACCGGACGAAGTCGAGTTCGTCGAAATCGCCGACGCCCGAATTGCTCAGGCCGGTGTCGCTTTGGCCAAGCGACTACGCGAACAGTTTCGCACGAAATTTCCAGCCGATGATTCGCAAAAAGTCGCGGGCATGATCAGCGACTGGATCGTGTCGAAATTGCCCAAATACGAAACGCTGGAATACGACGACACGCTTAGCGAACAAGCACGCCAGGCGGCTGCTGAATCCGTCGTTCCGGTGATGACAACGTTTCGCCACGGCGAATCAAAACTAGCCGAAGCCGGCAAGACACTGCGAGAATCCGACATTCGTTTGCTCAAACGCGAATGGGGTGAACTGGTCAGCAAGATGCAGTGGACCGACAAGGCAATCCGCATGGTCGCTTACGCGGGCATGATCTCGGCGTTGTATCTGTTATGCGCCACCTACATTTTCTTTGTCGATGATAAACGCTTGCTTCTGGATCGATTCAGACTGACCCGAATGTTGGCGGTGATGGTCGTCACGATCGGACTCGGATACTGGGTTTCCGGCGACCGCTGGCGAGGCGAATTGGTTCCACTTGTGATGGCGTCGATTTTGACTGCGGTGGTTTACGGGCGTGAATTGGCACTGCTGCTGATGACGGCGGCCTGCGTCAGCGTGACGTTGTTCCTGGGTTCGAACCTGGCGGAACTGGTGACCTTTGCGGCCGCGTGTACGAGCTGCATCCTGTTGCTCGGCCGCATTCGAACTCGCACTCACTTGCTGTACATCGGTGCCACATCGGCAGTGATCACAGTGTTGACCGTCATCGGTGTCGGCATCGTGACGGGGCAAACTCTTTCGATCGGCGCCCCAGTCGCAGGCATCGATTCGCTGTACCGTGGCCCGCAATTCGACATGGTCGTTTGGGGATTGGTCAAAGAAGCGTTCTGGTCAGGTTTCTGTATCCTGGTCTCGGCCAGCGCGATGACGCCACTGTTGCCACTGGTCGAGAAAGGTTTCGGCGTACAAACCGACCTCAGCCTGCTGGAACTCGGCGACGCCAGCCACCCTTTGCTTCGACGTTTGGCTCAGCGCGCACCAGGGACCTACAATCACTCGATCAACGTCGCGTCGATTGCCGAAGCCGCCGCAGACTCGATCGGCGCGAACGGGTTGCTGGTCCGTGTCGGCGCGTACTTCCATGACATCGGCAAGATGTTCAAGCCTGAATACTTCATCGAAAACCAATCGGCCGGTATCAACCAACACGATTCGCTGCAGCCGGCCATGAGTACGCTAGTGATCATCGCGCACGTCAAAGACGGCGCCGACTTGGCTCGCAGCCACCACCTGCCCGAACCGATCATCGACTTTATCCTGCAACACCACGGCACGACGCTTGTCGAGTATTTTTATCGGGAAGCGGCGCGGCGCAGCGAAGAAGACCCGAACGGCGAAACCGTCAACGACAAAGACTTTCGCTATCCCGGTCCGAAACCGCAAACTCTCGAAGCAGCCGTGATGATGTTGGCCGACACGATCGAAAGTGCCAGCCGTACATTGGTCGACCCCACACCTTCGCGTATCCAAAACTTGGTCGACGCGATTGCCAACAAGAAAATGAGCGATGGGCAATTCGATGAATGCGGGCTGACATTCATGCAACTCGATCGAATCCGCCGCTCACTCGTCAAATCCCTCACCGCGATCTATCACGCACGTGTCAAATACCCCGGACAACAATCGGCTTGA